The Leptospira brenneri genome includes a window with the following:
- the metK gene encoding methionine adenosyltransferase: MSSLKNYIFTSESVSEGHPDKVCDQISDAILDAYLAQDPKSRVACETLVTTNLVVIAGEITSKGKVDTQEIARDVIRKIGYNDINMYFDADFAVVASHVHAQSPDIAQGVNEGEGLHTEQGAGDQGLMFGFAIAETPELMPAPLYYSHKLLEHLSDLRHTGKIDWLRPDAKSQVTIQYEDGKPKKVDTVVISTQHKPGVTHKQIEEAVIEECIKKMIPKELLVNTRYFINPTGKFEIGGPHGDTGLTGRKIIVDTYGGMGRHGGGAFSGKDPSKVDRSAAYIGRYIAKNVVAAGLAHKCEVQLAYAIGVAEPVSVLVDTFGTGTISDEEISKRVLANFKLTPKGIVDGLDLLGKGRKYQETAAYGHFGRTGNTFTWEKTDKAEALKKG; this comes from the coding sequence TCTCGATGCATATTTAGCCCAAGATCCAAAATCCCGTGTAGCTTGCGAAACCCTTGTGACAACAAACCTTGTTGTGATTGCTGGTGAGATCACTAGTAAAGGAAAAGTGGACACACAAGAAATCGCTCGTGATGTGATCCGTAAAATCGGTTATAACGATATCAATATGTACTTTGATGCAGACTTCGCAGTGGTTGCCTCTCATGTGCACGCTCAGTCTCCTGACATTGCCCAAGGGGTAAACGAAGGGGAAGGACTTCATACTGAACAAGGTGCTGGAGACCAAGGTCTTATGTTTGGTTTTGCAATTGCAGAAACTCCAGAGCTTATGCCGGCTCCTCTTTACTACTCTCACAAACTTTTAGAACACTTATCTGACCTTCGTCACACTGGTAAAATTGATTGGCTTCGTCCTGATGCAAAATCACAAGTTACCATTCAATATGAAGATGGAAAACCGAAGAAAGTAGACACTGTGGTGATCTCTACTCAACACAAACCAGGTGTCACACACAAACAAATCGAAGAAGCAGTGATTGAGGAATGTATTAAAAAAATGATTCCTAAAGAACTTCTTGTAAACACTCGTTATTTTATTAACCCTACTGGTAAATTTGAAATTGGTGGGCCACATGGTGATACAGGTCTTACTGGACGTAAGATCATTGTAGATACTTACGGTGGAATGGGTCGTCATGGTGGTGGTGCTTTCTCTGGAAAAGATCCATCTAAGGTAGATCGTTCTGCAGCATATATCGGCCGTTATATTGCGAAAAACGTTGTAGCTGCTGGTCTTGCTCACAAATGTGAAGTACAACTTGCTTATGCGATTGGTGTTGCTGAACCAGTATCTGTTCTTGTGGATACATTCGGAACAGGAACTATTTCTGATGAAGAAATCTCAAAACGAGTTTTAGCAAATTTCAAACTCACTCCAAAAGGAATTGTAGATGGTTTAGATCTTCTTGGAAAAGGAAGAAAATACCAAGAAACTGCAGCTTACGGTCACTTTGGTAGAACTGGTAATACATTTACTTGGGAAAAAACTGATAAAGCTGAAGCTTTAAAAAAAGGATAA
- a CDS encoding transketolase family protein: MGAPSQSTADKKATRDAYGEALVELGASRQDVVVLDADLSGSTKTADFKKKYPERFFNVGVAEQNLVGHAAGLALSGFVPFASSFAMFLSGRAWEVVRNSVVYPKVNVKLVASHGGITVGEDGASHQCIEDFAIMRVIPEMTVICPSDFNETKQVIHAIADYKGPVYVRVGRPAIPVIERENYKFQIGKAEVMAEGKDVCIIANGVMVNEAITAVSLLKEKGINASLLNMATIKPLDKDAIIAKAKECGAVVTCEEHNVIGGLGSAVSELLSEEYPVPVIKVGMKDTFGKSGTWSGLLDYFGLRAKDVVSHAELAISKKKK; encoded by the coding sequence ATGGGAGCTCCTAGCCAATCCACAGCAGATAAAAAAGCAACAAGAGATGCTTACGGCGAAGCCTTAGTTGAGTTAGGTGCTTCTAGACAAGATGTCGTAGTTTTAGATGCGGACCTTTCTGGTTCCACTAAAACTGCGGATTTTAAGAAAAAATATCCGGAACGTTTTTTTAATGTCGGGGTCGCTGAACAAAACTTAGTTGGTCATGCGGCCGGCCTTGCCCTTTCTGGGTTTGTTCCTTTTGCTTCTAGTTTTGCTATGTTTTTATCGGGTAGAGCTTGGGAAGTGGTTCGTAACAGTGTGGTTTACCCAAAAGTAAACGTAAAACTAGTTGCTTCTCATGGTGGAATCACTGTGGGAGAAGACGGTGCTTCTCACCAATGTATTGAAGATTTTGCGATCATGCGTGTCATTCCTGAAATGACAGTAATTTGCCCTTCTGATTTTAACGAAACCAAACAAGTCATTCATGCGATTGCCGATTATAAAGGCCCTGTTTATGTAAGGGTTGGTCGTCCGGCCATTCCTGTGATCGAAAGAGAAAACTACAAATTCCAAATTGGAAAAGCAGAAGTAATGGCAGAAGGTAAAGATGTTTGTATCATTGCCAATGGTGTTATGGTAAATGAAGCCATCACTGCCGTGAGTCTCTTAAAAGAAAAAGGAATTAATGCGAGCCTACTCAATATGGCTACCATCAAACCTTTGGACAAAGATGCCATCATCGCCAAAGCAAAAGAATGTGGTGCCGTAGTCACTTGTGAAGAGCATAATGTCATTGGTGGTCTTGGTTCTGCTGTTTCGGAACTTCTTTCAGAAGAGTATCCAGTTCCTGTGATCAAAGTGGGGATGAAAGATACATTCGGAAAGTCTGGAACTTGGAGTGGTCTTCTTGATTACTTCGGTCTCCGTGCAAAAGACGTTGTCTCTCACGCGGAGCTTGCTATTTCCAAAAAGAAAAAATAA
- a CDS encoding ATP-dependent Clp protease adaptor ClpS, with protein MTGSGASQPSILEETEVRPRLSDGPWKVVLWDDDFHTYEYVIEMLMDVCQMPWEKAFQHAIEVDTRKKTIVFSGELEHAEFVHERILNYGPDPRMGSSKGSMTATLEQ; from the coding sequence ATGACCGGTTCAGGAGCATCCCAACCTTCCATCTTAGAAGAAACCGAAGTAAGGCCACGACTTAGTGACGGGCCTTGGAAGGTTGTACTTTGGGATGATGACTTTCATACCTACGAATACGTAATCGAAATGTTAATGGATGTCTGTCAGATGCCTTGGGAAAAAGCCTTCCAACATGCAATCGAAGTGGACACTCGAAAAAAAACCATTGTATTCTCTGGGGAATTGGAACACGCCGAATTTGTCCATGAAAGAATCTTAAACTATGGTCCCGACCCAAGAATGGGTTCATCAAAAGGTTCTATGACTGCTACATTAGAGCAGTGA
- a CDS encoding glycogen-binding domain-containing protein, which yields MMKSKSIRIALFLLFFTGIGIFAEDGMDWIGSFSSGELEMSDETENQDTVYYLWQLESLKKNIAPRYIRYLDVESYVSSGQLMHRGILFTYNGLRDESVEICGSFNNWECSDMKRNQYGIYYTVIEPTQITEAYEEDPIYEYKFRVNGLLTYDPENFDKLEDGSGSYYSRFVLDQKDTDRQTKTMVLEDSANEERDLRTVKFQIYLPNAEVVRVVGSFNDWNPEHDFLKKDRKGVFTLEKKLLPGEYHYQFIVDGDYMLDTYNPSTNIKVDTNESVSSLLVPERNYALERKM from the coding sequence ATGATGAAATCGAAATCCATCCGAATCGCCCTATTTTTACTCTTTTTCACAGGAATCGGAATCTTTGCCGAGGACGGCATGGACTGGATTGGAAGTTTTTCCTCAGGGGAACTGGAGATGTCAGATGAAACTGAAAACCAGGATACCGTTTATTACCTCTGGCAACTAGAGAGTCTTAAAAAAAATATCGCTCCACGTTACATTCGTTATCTTGATGTAGAGTCCTATGTTTCCTCAGGCCAACTCATGCATAGAGGGATTCTTTTTACTTACAATGGACTCCGCGATGAGTCAGTGGAAATTTGTGGAAGTTTTAACAATTGGGAATGTTCCGATATGAAACGGAACCAATACGGAATTTATTATACTGTCATCGAACCCACCCAAATCACGGAAGCTTACGAAGAAGATCCTATCTATGAATACAAGTTCCGTGTGAATGGACTTCTCACCTATGATCCAGAAAACTTTGATAAATTAGAAGATGGATCAGGGTCTTACTATTCTCGTTTTGTTTTGGATCAAAAGGACACGGATCGTCAAACCAAAACTATGGTTCTCGAAGATTCCGCAAATGAAGAACGGGACCTCCGAACGGTTAAATTTCAAATTTATTTACCGAACGCGGAAGTGGTTCGTGTGGTAGGAAGTTTCAATGACTGGAACCCAGAACATGATTTTTTGAAAAAAGATCGTAAAGGAGTATTTACTCTCGAAAAGAAATTACTTCCGGGTGAATACCATTACCAATTCATTGTAGATGGAGATTATATGTTGGATACTTACAATCCATCCACGAATATCAAAGTAGATACCAACGAATCTGTTTCTTCGCTTCTGGTTCCTGAACGGAATTATGCTTTAGAACGTAAGATGTAG